Proteins encoded together in one Corallococcus soli window:
- a CDS encoding ParA family protein gives MEAPTYSSKQVAEMLGVTPKGIPAELRKDSYGPEDVWELRTTLNRFPPSAGHRRQLFLNFKGGTGKTSLSTSYAWRLAELGYAVLLIDLDSQGHATKCLGYEGEDFEKTLLDVLVRKTPLVQVVQKSTLPNLDFIPSNLSMSTVDLALMPMAGREFKLRNALKDVEAQYDFIVFDAPPSFGLLNLNALMAANDLFVPVLADFLSFHGLKLLFETVQSLEEDLNHVLDHVFIVVNSFNATFKLAKEALEALQTHYPEYLLPTIIRQCTKFAQASSEGRPVFVADPTSKGATDIQAMLDNVLPRLVAAHAPPKSGGATKAG, from the coding sequence ATGGAAGCGCCGACGTACAGCTCGAAGCAGGTGGCCGAGATGCTCGGCGTGACTCCGAAGGGCATCCCCGCGGAGCTGCGCAAGGACAGCTACGGCCCGGAAGACGTGTGGGAGCTGAGGACGACGCTCAACCGCTTCCCCCCCAGCGCGGGCCACCGCCGGCAGCTGTTCCTCAACTTCAAGGGCGGCACCGGCAAGACGTCGCTGTCCACGTCCTACGCGTGGCGCCTGGCGGAGCTGGGCTACGCCGTCCTCCTCATCGACCTGGACAGCCAGGGCCACGCCACCAAGTGCCTGGGCTACGAGGGCGAGGACTTCGAGAAGACGCTCCTGGACGTGCTGGTGCGCAAGACGCCGCTCGTGCAGGTGGTGCAGAAGTCCACGCTGCCCAACCTGGACTTCATCCCGTCCAACCTGAGCATGTCCACGGTGGACCTGGCGCTGATGCCCATGGCCGGCCGCGAGTTCAAGCTGAGAAACGCGCTCAAGGACGTGGAGGCGCAGTACGACTTCATCGTCTTTGACGCGCCGCCGTCCTTCGGCCTGCTCAACCTCAACGCGCTGATGGCCGCGAACGACCTGTTCGTGCCGGTGCTCGCGGACTTCCTCTCCTTCCACGGCCTGAAGCTGCTCTTTGAAACGGTGCAGAGCCTGGAGGAGGACCTGAACCACGTGCTGGACCACGTGTTCATCGTGGTGAACTCCTTCAACGCCACCTTCAAGCTGGCGAAGGAGGCGCTGGAAGCCCTCCAGACGCACTACCCGGAGTACCTGCTGCCCACCATCATCCGGCAGTGCACCAAGTTCGCGCAGGCCTCCAGCGAGGGCCGCCCCGTGTTCGTGGCGGATCCGACGTCCAAGGGGGCCACCGACATCCAGGCCATGCTCGACAACGTGCTGCCGCGCCTGGTGGCCGCGCATGCTCCGCCCAAGAGCGGCGGCGCCACGAAAGCCGGCTGA
- a CDS encoding extensin-like protein codes for MKKAFEQNVSRAKPRLRLGAFTGALDPAEPTASAAEPTPEAPPPVAESPDLSAEVRARIERGRAPRPTAAEAIEAALNTPSAHAPATPGLPAVTAPTFSPVSHALSALVSPEARREEEEAPPAPWLEHESPEAAPGWSAATAAPAEESAWDAVAVSPVSHREVAEAVAASAWNVSVAHAAQLNESTLESFAVEPVAAEPVAAAAQPPAFTAPPEALRDAPVTFASPPPAMAEAPRSAPVTFAGPPPGVQFDGRMGVQALRMPEAEPMTTYAAVQASTVTTAEPVARQESPPAQVEVQTPAPPREELDSESRRERLKARLKAVRENPRPEPLPATVAEAGQRAVERITHLQADLTKVKALNLTLTQDLEVARRQAEKATEEARLRMDEARRLTAEMEGRVKLLADLERELAALEGERDEALLSLQESRQALQAASKEHETLEQVVARGKAALADSLAEEERLAVELETAKDESASLRRAVETLQGERDVLAQQVASLTAERAELLEARKALESVHRALSQATVR; via the coding sequence ATGAAGAAAGCCTTTGAACAGAACGTGTCCCGCGCGAAGCCGCGCCTCCGCCTGGGGGCGTTCACCGGCGCCCTCGACCCGGCCGAACCCACGGCGAGCGCCGCGGAGCCCACGCCGGAGGCCCCCCCGCCCGTCGCGGAGTCGCCGGACCTGTCCGCGGAGGTGCGTGCCCGCATCGAGCGCGGCCGGGCCCCGCGCCCCACCGCCGCCGAGGCCATTGAAGCGGCGCTGAACACCCCCTCCGCCCACGCGCCGGCCACCCCGGGCCTGCCGGCGGTGACGGCGCCGACGTTCTCGCCGGTGTCGCACGCGCTGTCCGCCCTGGTGTCCCCGGAGGCGCGGCGCGAAGAGGAAGAGGCGCCGCCAGCGCCGTGGCTGGAGCACGAGTCCCCGGAGGCCGCGCCCGGCTGGAGCGCGGCGACGGCCGCGCCCGCGGAGGAGTCCGCGTGGGATGCGGTGGCTGTGTCCCCGGTGTCGCACCGGGAGGTCGCCGAAGCGGTCGCCGCGTCCGCGTGGAACGTCTCCGTGGCGCACGCCGCGCAGCTGAATGAATCCACGCTGGAGTCCTTCGCCGTGGAGCCGGTCGCCGCGGAGCCGGTCGCCGCCGCCGCGCAGCCTCCGGCCTTCACCGCGCCGCCGGAGGCCCTCAGGGACGCTCCCGTGACCTTCGCCTCGCCGCCTCCGGCGATGGCGGAAGCTCCCCGGAGCGCGCCGGTCACCTTCGCCGGGCCCCCGCCAGGGGTACAGTTCGATGGACGGATGGGCGTTCAGGCCCTCCGCATGCCCGAGGCCGAGCCCATGACGACGTACGCTGCCGTCCAGGCCTCCACCGTCACCACCGCCGAGCCGGTGGCCCGACAGGAGTCCCCGCCCGCCCAGGTCGAAGTGCAGACGCCGGCCCCGCCGCGCGAGGAGCTGGACTCGGAGTCCCGCCGCGAGCGCCTCAAGGCCCGCCTCAAGGCCGTGCGCGAGAACCCGCGTCCGGAGCCGCTGCCCGCCACCGTCGCGGAGGCCGGCCAGCGCGCCGTGGAGCGCATCACCCACCTCCAGGCGGACCTCACCAAGGTCAAGGCCCTCAACCTCACGCTCACCCAGGACCTGGAGGTGGCGCGCCGTCAGGCGGAGAAGGCCACCGAGGAGGCCCGGCTGCGCATGGACGAGGCGCGCCGCCTCACTGCGGAGATGGAAGGCCGGGTGAAGCTGCTCGCCGACCTGGAGCGCGAGCTGGCCGCCCTGGAAGGCGAGCGCGACGAAGCGCTGCTGTCGCTCCAGGAGTCCCGCCAGGCCCTCCAGGCCGCGTCGAAGGAGCACGAGACGCTGGAGCAGGTGGTGGCGCGCGGCAAGGCGGCCCTGGCCGACAGCCTGGCGGAGGAGGAGCGCCTCGCCGTGGAGCTGGAGACCGCCAAGGACGAGTCCGCGTCCCTGCGCCGCGCCGTGGAGACGCTCCAGGGCGAGCGCGACGTGCTGGCCCAGCAGGTCGCCTCCCTCACCGCCGAACGCGCCGAGCTGCTGGAGGCGCGCAAGGCCCTGGAGTCCGTGCACCGCGCCCTGAGCCAGGCCACGGTGCGCTGA
- a CDS encoding M48 family metalloprotease — MRAYLKVVASVGLGLCLTSCAQVTKGLKAAKLGGDVDRFVAASESTQKCDKLGVEPAIQEEYALGSALAIQWVQRGGGLMLSTATDQQLTTYVNTVGRNLAMQSPRPTLQWTFGVLNDTRNFNALSAPGGYVFVTRKLLQGVENEGQLAGVLAHEIAHIVMKHALHQYATVKVSGCKGAVVSNAIVSAAAGRLLSASDRDGKLDLDSDTGLLADLTEKTVEVASKGHRKEEELAADRLAVELMLSAGYDPDAYRQLIAKTPEGGGFFANHPKRDERVRQIAEVVREQQGAPGTFAELSTDSLRTPALPGSFTTVKGSGVAKDSK, encoded by the coding sequence ATGCGCGCGTACCTGAAGGTCGTGGCGTCGGTGGGCCTGGGCCTGTGCCTGACGTCCTGTGCGCAGGTGACGAAGGGCCTGAAGGCCGCGAAGCTGGGCGGCGACGTGGACCGCTTCGTGGCGGCGTCGGAGAGCACGCAGAAGTGCGACAAGCTGGGCGTGGAGCCCGCCATCCAGGAGGAGTACGCGCTGGGCAGCGCGCTCGCCATCCAGTGGGTCCAGCGCGGCGGCGGGCTGATGCTCTCCACGGCGACGGACCAGCAGCTGACCACGTACGTCAACACCGTGGGCCGTAACCTGGCCATGCAGTCCCCCCGGCCGACGTTGCAGTGGACGTTCGGCGTGCTCAACGACACGCGCAACTTCAACGCGCTGTCCGCGCCGGGCGGCTACGTCTTCGTCACGCGCAAGCTGCTCCAGGGCGTGGAGAACGAGGGCCAGCTCGCGGGCGTGCTGGCCCATGAAATCGCCCACATCGTGATGAAGCACGCGCTGCACCAGTACGCGACGGTGAAGGTGAGCGGCTGCAAGGGCGCGGTCGTGAGCAACGCGATTGTTTCGGCGGCGGCGGGCCGGCTGCTGTCGGCCAGCGACCGGGACGGCAAGCTGGACCTGGATTCGGACACGGGCCTGCTGGCGGACCTGACGGAGAAGACCGTGGAGGTGGCCAGCAAGGGCCACCGCAAGGAGGAGGAGCTGGCGGCGGACCGGCTGGCCGTGGAGCTGATGCTGTCCGCGGGCTACGACCCGGACGCGTACCGGCAGCTCATCGCGAAGACACCGGAGGGCGGCGGCTTCTTCGCCAACCACCCGAAGCGGGACGAGCGCGTGCGGCAGATCGCCGAGGTCGTCCGCGAACAGCAGGGCGCCCCGGGCACGTTCGCGGAGCTGTCCACGGACTCGCTCCGGACCCCCGCGCTGCCGGGCAGCTTCACCACGGTGAAGGGCAGCGGCGTGGCGAAGGACTCGAAGTAG
- a CDS encoding SH3 domain-containing protein, whose translation MTQGLKTGVLLLALGVPAAGAWAAKPGDKLYVKARNTRVLVSAAPTANVVVVLQPGQQVTWNGADPKNKQWHLVKEPGGKPGYVFQTNLSTKPPNMELVAKDGATRAIDPAAFVSSGAAVKALSPGAEKYGKDKGGDYATAVKQIQQVEALAAAVTPAKIAEHVKQAGLFPVVAPSTSVGPQKVAQSPAGKPTKGAK comes from the coding sequence ATGACACAGGGACTGAAGACGGGCGTCCTGCTGCTGGCGCTGGGGGTGCCAGCGGCGGGGGCGTGGGCGGCGAAGCCGGGGGACAAGCTCTACGTGAAGGCGCGCAACACGCGCGTGCTCGTCAGCGCCGCGCCCACCGCGAACGTGGTGGTGGTGCTCCAGCCCGGCCAGCAGGTGACGTGGAACGGCGCGGATCCGAAGAACAAGCAGTGGCACCTGGTGAAGGAGCCCGGGGGCAAGCCCGGCTACGTGTTCCAGACGAACCTGTCCACGAAGCCGCCCAACATGGAGCTGGTGGCCAAGGACGGAGCGACGCGCGCCATCGACCCGGCGGCCTTCGTGTCCAGCGGCGCGGCGGTGAAGGCGCTGAGCCCCGGCGCGGAGAAGTACGGCAAGGACAAGGGCGGGGACTACGCGACGGCGGTGAAGCAGATCCAACAGGTGGAGGCGCTGGCCGCCGCCGTCACCCCCGCGAAGATCGCCGAGCACGTGAAGCAGGCCGGGCTGTTCCCGGTGGTGGCTCCCAGCACGAGCGTCGGCCCGCAGAAGGTGGCGCAGAGCCCGGCGGGCAAGCCCACGAAGGGGGCGAAGTGA
- a CDS encoding CHASE2 domain-containing protein, with protein sequence MTGEPWKTLQQRWRNHGAQMLGVALVATLVAWACERTGWLKGVEHVAYDRALRAYTGGRGLSSNVVVVAIDQPTLTGISQDVQLRTNFGNWPYTRTLWARIVEELKAAGARAVLFDAVMDEQASDESTDLGFAQVLRETDLPFYVGMVANGTANPLPRADFQVPVPLAAPEAAPPSPEDTFPEDAPEEFEDGPETATPSLPLEALARALAFPARRTDDGQPLPLLQYWSNKEKRWLPRHPVLPTPALVGAVDGFGLVDTEADADGVMRGTRFVYSDGINTYATLPVRLVADLLGAKEVTLSGRALHLGERTWAVNADGSAALDFGGPLHERYPLVSLLVVLNDWLLRSEGKPVRLPADTFRGKVVVIGGTTPGINDIKATPFSSTEPGLAKQAAVVDTLLSGEFITRLPHGMELGITFLVALLSAVLLMTVRSTPLEVGWTLGLPVGLYVVAGVFLKTSHTHLLTAMPALAGMGASVAALAFNHLVANRETEFIRQTFHRFMEPKLVEQMIRSRQLPRLDGENKEISAFFSDIRGFSTFSEHFKEDPRQLVRILNTYLTTVSEALLREGGCLDKYIGDAVVCLFGAPMDQADHAVRACRGALAAKAAVEVLRVDFRQKGFPDVYTRIGVNSAVNFVGNFGSDQLFSYTAIGDGMNLAARLEGANKAYGSVIMIGPRTYELAKDHIEVRELDRVRVAGKTEAVTVYELLALKGQLPPELRRTVERYHEALALYRQARFADAVAVLEAEVARAPEDGPTGKLLERCREYLESPPVDFDGVANLEK encoded by the coding sequence GTGACGGGTGAGCCGTGGAAGACCCTCCAGCAGCGCTGGCGCAACCATGGGGCGCAGATGCTGGGCGTCGCGCTGGTGGCCACGTTGGTCGCGTGGGCGTGCGAGCGCACCGGCTGGCTGAAGGGAGTCGAGCACGTCGCCTACGACCGGGCCCTGCGTGCGTACACGGGGGGCCGGGGACTTTCCTCGAACGTGGTGGTGGTGGCCATCGACCAGCCCACGCTGACGGGCATCAGCCAGGACGTGCAGCTGCGCACCAACTTCGGCAACTGGCCGTACACGCGCACGCTGTGGGCGCGCATCGTGGAGGAGCTGAAGGCGGCGGGCGCGAGGGCGGTCCTCTTCGACGCGGTGATGGACGAACAGGCGTCGGACGAATCCACCGACCTGGGCTTCGCCCAGGTCTTGCGTGAGACGGACCTGCCCTTCTACGTGGGCATGGTGGCCAACGGCACGGCCAACCCCCTGCCCCGCGCGGACTTCCAGGTGCCCGTGCCGCTGGCCGCGCCTGAAGCCGCGCCCCCTTCGCCGGAGGACACCTTCCCGGAGGACGCTCCCGAAGAGTTCGAGGATGGCCCCGAGACGGCCACGCCCTCGCTGCCCCTCGAGGCACTGGCGCGCGCACTCGCGTTTCCCGCGCGCAGGACGGACGACGGGCAGCCGCTGCCCCTGCTCCAGTACTGGTCGAATAAGGAGAAGCGGTGGCTGCCGCGCCATCCGGTGCTGCCCACGCCCGCGCTGGTGGGCGCGGTGGACGGATTCGGACTGGTGGACACGGAGGCGGACGCGGACGGGGTCATGCGCGGCACGCGCTTCGTGTACTCGGATGGCATCAACACCTACGCGACCCTGCCGGTGCGCCTGGTGGCGGACCTGCTCGGCGCGAAGGAGGTCACCCTCTCCGGCCGCGCGCTCCACCTGGGCGAGCGGACATGGGCCGTGAACGCGGATGGCAGCGCGGCGTTGGACTTCGGCGGCCCGCTGCATGAGCGCTACCCGCTGGTGAGCCTGCTGGTCGTGCTCAACGATTGGCTCCTCCGCAGCGAAGGGAAGCCCGTGCGCCTGCCCGCGGACACCTTCCGGGGCAAGGTGGTGGTCATCGGCGGCACCACGCCGGGCATCAACGACATCAAGGCGACGCCCTTCTCCTCCACGGAGCCGGGCCTGGCGAAGCAGGCCGCGGTGGTGGACACGCTCCTGTCCGGCGAGTTCATCACGCGCCTGCCCCACGGCATGGAGCTGGGCATCACGTTCCTGGTCGCGCTGCTGTCGGCGGTGCTGCTGATGACGGTGCGCTCGACGCCGCTGGAGGTGGGATGGACGCTGGGGCTGCCCGTCGGGCTGTACGTGGTGGCGGGCGTGTTCCTGAAGACGTCCCACACGCACCTGCTCACCGCGATGCCGGCGCTGGCGGGCATGGGGGCCAGCGTGGCGGCGCTGGCGTTCAACCACCTGGTGGCCAACCGCGAGACGGAGTTCATCCGCCAGACGTTCCACCGCTTCATGGAGCCGAAGCTGGTGGAGCAGATGATCCGCTCGCGGCAGCTCCCTCGCCTGGATGGAGAGAACAAGGAGATCAGCGCCTTCTTCAGCGACATCCGCGGCTTCTCCACCTTCAGCGAGCACTTCAAGGAGGACCCGCGCCAGCTGGTGCGCATCCTCAACACGTACCTGACGACGGTGAGCGAGGCGCTGCTGCGCGAGGGCGGGTGCCTGGACAAGTACATCGGCGACGCGGTGGTGTGCCTGTTCGGCGCGCCCATGGACCAGGCGGACCACGCCGTGCGGGCCTGCCGGGGCGCGCTGGCGGCGAAGGCGGCGGTGGAGGTGCTGCGCGTGGACTTCCGCCAGAAGGGGTTCCCGGACGTGTACACGCGCATCGGCGTGAACAGCGCGGTGAACTTCGTGGGCAACTTCGGCAGCGACCAGCTCTTCAGCTACACGGCCATTGGCGACGGCATGAACCTGGCCGCGCGGCTGGAGGGTGCGAACAAGGCCTACGGGTCGGTCATCATGATTGGCCCACGCACCTACGAGCTGGCGAAGGACCACATCGAGGTGCGCGAGCTGGACCGCGTGCGGGTGGCGGGCAAGACGGAGGCCGTCACGGTGTACGAGTTGCTCGCGCTCAAGGGCCAGCTGCCGCCGGAGCTGCGACGCACGGTGGAGCGCTACCACGAGGCCCTGGCGCTGTACCGGCAGGCGCGCTTCGCGGACGCGGTGGCGGTGCTGGAGGCGGAGGTGGCGCGGGCACCGGAGGACGGGCCCACCGGGAAGCTGCTGGAGCGCTGCCGTGAATACCTGGAGTCCCCGCCCGTGGATTTCGACGGGGTGGCGAATTTGGAGAAGTGA
- a CDS encoding ferritin-like domain-containing protein, with protein sequence MSKDTVADVGMNRTGIKTSPIDSQDIIQEAQRATPSSPGDGQGILEVRKQYAREAGDGLGHVPPPSSLKGLAKTAVDMLKGSKPTVFIDKLGERLAFERVGVRLYEGALSKLDVYGSWEGGPSRELLTKILDDELGHFALLNEALEKMGADPTAMTPSADLSAVISMGVPAAISDARTNLRQCTEALLVAELTDNASWELLIDLARGLGHDSLADRFQQALDAEAEHLLLVKGWLAAGVATEARASLESAPAPAP encoded by the coding sequence ATGAGCAAGGACACCGTCGCCGACGTGGGCATGAACCGCACCGGCATCAAGACGTCGCCCATCGACAGTCAGGACATCATCCAGGAGGCGCAGCGCGCGACGCCCAGCAGCCCGGGAGACGGGCAGGGCATCCTGGAGGTGCGCAAGCAGTACGCCCGCGAGGCGGGGGATGGCCTGGGCCACGTGCCGCCGCCGTCCAGCCTCAAGGGCCTGGCGAAGACCGCGGTGGACATGCTCAAGGGCAGCAAGCCCACCGTGTTCATCGACAAGCTGGGGGAGCGGCTCGCCTTCGAGCGCGTCGGCGTCCGGCTCTACGAGGGCGCCCTGTCCAAGCTGGACGTGTACGGGAGCTGGGAGGGAGGCCCGTCGCGCGAGCTGCTCACGAAGATCCTCGATGACGAGCTGGGACACTTCGCGCTGCTGAACGAGGCCCTGGAGAAGATGGGCGCGGACCCCACGGCGATGACGCCGTCGGCGGACCTCTCCGCGGTCATCTCCATGGGTGTGCCCGCGGCCATCTCGGATGCGCGCACCAACCTGCGTCAGTGCACGGAGGCGCTGCTCGTGGCGGAGCTCACCGACAACGCGAGCTGGGAGCTGCTCATCGACCTGGCGCGCGGCCTGGGCCACGACTCGCTCGCGGACCGCTTCCAGCAGGCCCTGGACGCGGAGGCCGAACACCTGCTGCTGGTGAAGGGCTGGCTGGCGGCGGGCGTCGCCACCGAAGCGCGCGCGTCCCTGGAGTCCGCGCCCGCCCCCGCGCCTTGA
- a CDS encoding TspO/MBR family protein: MQLSELGGSEGLDHNATLNRESAVALGAFGAITAGAVYLGARGTREAVSQGWYKRLKKPPFQPPAALFGPVWTTLYALIAVSGWRIWGSPAGTKRSTALGLWFVQLGLNSAWSYLFFRKRHVRAAAVENWALLGSIVAYTAAASGVDRKAPWLMAPYLGWVSFANVLSTDIARRNA; this comes from the coding sequence ATGCAGCTCAGCGAACTGGGAGGCTCCGAGGGCCTCGACCACAACGCCACGCTCAACCGCGAGTCGGCGGTGGCGCTGGGCGCGTTTGGCGCCATCACCGCGGGGGCCGTCTACCTGGGCGCGCGTGGCACCCGCGAGGCCGTGTCGCAGGGCTGGTACAAGCGGCTGAAGAAGCCGCCCTTCCAGCCTCCCGCCGCGCTCTTCGGTCCGGTGTGGACGACGCTCTACGCGCTCATCGCCGTCTCCGGCTGGCGCATCTGGGGCTCGCCCGCGGGCACGAAGCGCTCCACGGCCCTGGGCCTGTGGTTCGTGCAGCTGGGGCTCAACTCCGCCTGGTCCTACCTGTTCTTCAGGAAGCGCCACGTGCGCGCCGCCGCCGTGGAGAACTGGGCCCTGCTGGGCAGCATCGTGGCCTATACCGCCGCCGCCAGCGGCGTGGACCGCAAGGCCCCGTGGCTGATGGCCCCGTACCTGGGCTGGGTGTCCTTCGCCAACGTGCTGTCCACCGACATCGCCCGCCGCAATGCCTGA
- a CDS encoding PAS domain-containing sensor histidine kinase gives MVAGGGARELEAVLDAAVEPVVACGADERILHINAATERLLGWERAQLLGRPVSDLFPARLHHFHGLSLPRYLLSRRKVLGGRPTRVASRRRDGVELMVELTVGASGEGAQERIVLTMRRLHEVIDTLEEPVEHVPGSPDDLAHPGETVDRLYRLLVENAPLGIFHFDRAAIITACNERFAHQMGTSKRNIVGLHLFTLRDEGLMACVRESLGGRTCDYEGDYRSLTSGKVLPVRVRFAPCYGDDGEVEGGVGMVEDITDRRRVEAEREAHIAQLDLLFRSAPVGIGFVGSDLRYVRVNETLARINGKPAEAHPGRTPRELFGAHAGSAVEDMLGQVLKTGEPLVQQESSTDEDLGLHGPRRHLSGSVYPVHTPGGRVLGLGVLVEDITERKRAEEERAHLYREAQEAIRVRDDFLSIASHELKTPLTPLSLRLATLERRLERGEHVDPSVLRHARHQLTRLTGLINDLLDASRIEAGRLSLHPEATRFDVLVEHTLTSMEGQRGNHVFDFERPPEPVSVQGDAYRLEQVVFNLLENALKYSPDGGTIRVRLAVGEDVTVLSVKDPGIGIPLDQQQLLFDRYFRARNASTRSYGGLGLGLYISRDIVERHGGRIWVESEPGQGSTFYVALPTLSAARQAPARTQTDRHLH, from the coding sequence ATGGTCGCAGGAGGAGGCGCACGAGAGCTGGAGGCCGTCCTGGACGCCGCGGTGGAGCCGGTCGTCGCCTGCGGCGCGGATGAGCGCATCCTGCACATCAACGCCGCCACGGAGCGGCTGCTGGGATGGGAACGTGCGCAGCTTTTGGGCAGGCCGGTCTCCGACCTCTTCCCCGCCCGCCTGCACCACTTCCACGGCCTGAGCCTTCCGCGCTACCTGCTGTCGCGCCGCAAGGTGCTCGGGGGACGGCCGACGCGGGTCGCCTCGCGCCGCCGTGACGGCGTGGAGCTGATGGTGGAGCTGACGGTGGGGGCCAGCGGCGAGGGCGCGCAGGAGCGCATCGTCCTCACGATGCGACGGCTGCATGAGGTCATCGACACGCTGGAGGAGCCGGTGGAGCACGTGCCGGGCAGCCCTGACGACCTTGCGCACCCTGGAGAGACGGTGGACCGGCTCTACCGGCTGCTGGTGGAGAACGCCCCCCTGGGCATCTTCCACTTCGACCGCGCCGCCATCATCACCGCCTGCAACGAGCGGTTCGCGCACCAGATGGGGACGTCCAAGCGGAACATCGTGGGCCTGCACCTGTTCACGCTGCGCGACGAGGGGCTGATGGCCTGCGTGCGCGAATCGCTGGGCGGGCGCACCTGCGACTACGAAGGGGACTACCGCTCGCTCACCAGCGGCAAGGTCCTCCCCGTGCGCGTCCGCTTCGCGCCCTGCTACGGCGACGACGGCGAGGTGGAGGGCGGCGTCGGCATGGTGGAGGACATCACCGACCGCCGCCGCGTGGAGGCCGAGCGCGAGGCGCACATCGCCCAACTGGACCTGCTCTTTCGCAGCGCCCCGGTGGGCATCGGCTTCGTGGGTTCGGACCTGCGGTACGTGCGCGTCAACGAAACGCTCGCGCGCATCAATGGCAAGCCCGCCGAAGCACATCCGGGCCGGACTCCCCGGGAGCTCTTCGGCGCCCACGCGGGCAGCGCCGTCGAGGACATGCTGGGCCAGGTGCTGAAGACCGGGGAGCCCCTGGTCCAGCAGGAGTCGAGCACCGACGAGGACCTGGGACTCCACGGCCCCCGGCGCCACCTGAGCGGCAGCGTCTACCCGGTGCACACGCCCGGCGGACGCGTGCTGGGGCTGGGCGTGCTCGTGGAGGACATCACCGAGCGCAAGCGCGCGGAGGAGGAGCGCGCGCACCTGTACCGCGAGGCCCAGGAGGCCATCCGCGTGCGCGACGACTTCCTCTCCATCGCGAGCCACGAGCTGAAGACGCCGCTGACGCCGCTGAGCCTGCGCCTGGCCACGCTGGAGCGCCGCCTGGAGCGCGGCGAGCACGTGGACCCCAGCGTGCTGCGGCATGCGCGCCACCAGCTCACGCGCCTCACCGGCCTCATCAACGACCTGCTGGACGCCTCGCGCATCGAAGCTGGCCGGCTGTCGCTGCACCCGGAGGCCACCCGCTTCGACGTGCTGGTGGAGCACACGCTGACGTCCATGGAGGGCCAGCGCGGCAACCACGTCTTCGACTTCGAGCGCCCCCCGGAGCCGGTGTCCGTCCAGGGGGACGCGTACCGGCTGGAGCAGGTCGTCTTCAACCTGCTGGAGAACGCGCTCAAGTACAGCCCGGATGGCGGCACCATCCGCGTGCGGCTGGCGGTGGGCGAGGACGTGACGGTGCTGTCCGTGAAGGACCCGGGCATCGGCATCCCCCTGGACCAGCAGCAGCTGCTCTTCGACCGCTACTTCCGCGCGCGCAACGCCTCCACCCGCTCCTATGGCGGGCTGGGCCTGGGCCTCTACATCAGCCGCGACATCGTGGAGCGCCACGGCGGCCGCATCTGGGTGGAGAGCGAGCCGGGCCAGGGCTCCACCTTCTACGTCGCGCTGCCGACACTCTCCGCCGCCCGGCAGGCCCCCGCGCGCACCCAGACGGATCGCCACCTGCACTGA